The genomic window TCTACAAACTATTGCAACTTAACACCTTCTACTTCTTCCTCACCTACTGCCAAACAATGTTTGAGCAACTGAAATCAGATGTCATTTTAGTGAGTGAGTGGGCAATCGCAGGTGGTCCTGTGTCAGTGCTGATCCAGCCCAGTTGCTCAGTCCTCACCAGGGCAGCATGGTGAACAATACAGCATACTATTCTTAGTGACAGTCTGATGCTGTGTTCACGAATTAACAAAATCAAACTGAGGAGAATGGAGAGTCAGAAGTACCAATGGCAAAGATTTTAagcttcttcctccctcctcccATGAATTAAGTTTTCAGTTTGAAGATAACAATCTTTTGTTAACAGCAACCAATTAACAGATTCATACTTAATGCAGCCGAGTCACTTCAATCTCCCGTAACACTGCAGAAGCACTGTAAAGCAAACATCGTCTGTAAATGCCCAGCAGTCTCGTTTATTAAATTGTTTTATCCAATAATGACTACATTTTTCATTTTGCTTACGTTGGATAGCTGAACATTAAGAGGTAATCTTGTTTGAGCATCCACTTcgcagcatcaatgaaaatcaAAGCACTCAATAAAACTGTTCAAAGCGTGTTAAAACATGAAGAAAGCCTTGCCATCATTTCGTAATTCAGAGCCACACTATTTCGGAATTGGAAGTATGAATAAACTGGCAAATTTAAAATGCACTCTCATCACCCCAAACCAGCCACAGTTCAAGCCGTAGAGGCAAAACTctgacccttccagccctttgaagaGTATTGTCCTCTTCACTGGCATAAATACTGAGCTATCGCTATCGCTTCATGTGCAAAGGTAGGCAGATGCTCCAAATATCTGTCCGAGATCCAATTTTGGTTATAAGACATTGCAATAAGAACCAGAACATTAATTAAGAACTGTGTTATTGTACATTTAACAAAACAAGCACTCTGAAAACACTCTTTGTTCAATCAGGAGGGCTGAGAATACCACAGGGAGCTAGTTATGCAATAgctatccattctctgcttaagtGTGCCACTAGATCTGAGAAAGTGATCCTGATTTGCAACCTTAACTCATTTTTCACTTCAGTGATCACTGCAACACCAGCCCAGCCTGCAGGGAGCACTCATGTCACCATTAGCCAAAGATAATTGTCCTATTATGTGACAAATTATGGACAGAGCAGTGAACAAGAGTCAAATGGTTAAACAAGTGTGTCCTGTATGTGCAAGTTTGACTTGTGAAATTCAAAGTTCACGTACTGCCACCTCTGCTTTCGCAAGTCATTGACAGCAGGCCAAAAGTTTACTACAGTAGACATTTTAAATATCAGGTACAGTATTATGTTATTCTAATCAAAACAGTACACTTATTCCAAAGCACATCCTCATCATCCTGTTGGCCAAATGCTGGACATTCCCTGCCACTTCATAAGCCAAGCAAAAAGATGAGGAAGATCAGGGTCACAAATGATCAAGTCTCATCAACAATCAACAGAGCAATGAAGCTATAGTCTTACAGCATCACACTTAATACTCAGTGTTCATGCAATGCCCACCAAACCTTGAGTCAATTGACATGATACATCCAACCCAAActtaaattattattttaaaataattagcTGATTCCCATTCAGGGACCAGAAGCCTTCACCAAAAGGGACCACTGTCAAACCTACCCCAGCTCTGCCACTGGGAGAATATCGAGTCAGCCAGTCGGGGACTGCCAAACTGTTCAAAATCTACCTCTTGTGCTTTTCCCCTAATGTTATAATAAGACAAATCCTGTGAAGGGTGAGTTTTTCCACCAGCTGACTGCCCACCTCCACCAACAATTCTGTAGTTCTCTTTATTATTGTTGTCCCAGAAGACGTTTTGGCCACATTTGAAAGATACACAGAACTCAATCTTGGAGAGAGCTTGGAGTCTTTCTGGCAGGTGGATCTGAAAGCAGAAGGTGTCTATGTCCACACAGCCATTGGCATTGCTCAAGTAAATGCATTCAATGTCTTGAAAGCTTTTCCAGGAATCAAAGGTGATTCTAATCATAACTTTTTTGTCATGGTCAAGATTCTTAACTTTTACTGTTCCAGAAATGAACTTCTCATGGATCACACAGTCTTCAAGGCAGACAAAGTTCTCTTGCAGTCGAGAACGGAAGCTTAAATAATCTTCAGAGGGGAGGTGAAAGTCTAAAGATAGCTTCTCATTCTTGGTAGGTCGTGGATCACAGTCTGCAAGGTCAGAGAGCTCAAACTGAAGATCTGACAAATCATCCTCAAAGTCCGAGAACATTCGAACAGCAGTGAGTGAAAAACCCTTCATATCAGCAAAAACTACCTTCTTTTTCTCAGCACTAGCAGGGGGGCAAACTttccatttccccttgtccaggCATTCTGCACTTCGAAGATTCAGGCACGAGCGCAGAGGCTCCAGTCTGGATTTGTTGACTCCTCTGAAATCCTGGTGGCTCAAGAAACTGTGAAAGGGAGGGGAGTGGTTAAGGCAAAGCTTCCTGGCAAAATCGACAGGCATGGCTGGAGGATATGACAGCTGAAGACAGCAGGCAGTCAAATtcctggagaaaggaaagggggaggtggAGTAAGAGAATTAGACAACAAAAAATAGATCATTATGGCAGGAAAGCTCCATCCCCATCGGGCAAAGCAGGAGCTGCTGTGAATGAGCACCAGATGTCTTCTGGTTTGCTTTCTACCAACATCACAGTACAACACTGTACACTATGGCCAACTATGCAACTTCCTTCTAAAAATGTGAAATACACACGCTTATGGCTACTGAAACCCAAGAAATGGGAAAATACCCAGTGTTAGACAAAATTAATCAAGACCTTCACAAGCAAAAGGTCATTCCCCACATTGACAGAGGCAATTAGACACAGCCCCCtcctacaacacacacacacagcccctGCCCCTCCTCTCCAGATACAAATTCATTTTGTACTCCCTTACCTAGCCGCAGCCAACCTTGTCTGCCCTTCATCTCCGCCCCCCAGTTCACCCCAGTATAGGCAGCCTGCCCTTTCTCCCATTAGCCCTCCCCCCTTACCCAGATAAAGGCACTCTATCGCACCCATGCCCACCCCCTACACAGTTACAGACAGCTTGCCCCCACCCTTCCCCGTTACAGGCATCctatcctcctcctccccacccttgACTCACTCCCCCCAGGTACAGGGAGCCTATACGCTCCCCCCATAAAAAAGTAACAAACATCCTCCTCGTACCTGAGCCTGGACTCAGTTCTGCTGTGGGTGAGGGTTGAGGAGTAACAGGCCCACAGAAGCGGCACCCCGAACCGCAGATGCCCCGGAACAGGCGCTGGTCTGACTTTACCTtcagccgccgccgccgccgccccaCGACGACCGGCGGACCCCGCCCCGGCGACCGCCCGCCAATGACGAGCCCGACTTGagcaccggcagccaatcagcaGGCGCAAGAAGGGGACCGTGTGTCAGCCAGCGCAGCGGGAGAGGGATCCGCGGGGTCCTCCGCAGCCGGCGGCTCCGGGATTAAAGAGGAGCCGCTGTGGACGAGATGTGCTCATGCGGGATATATCTGGAACAATTCACCGATTTCATCCCCTTGATTCCCAACAATTACCGGGCAAATCAACAGAACCACTTAAACCCCACCACTATAATCCGCTGCGGTAAATCTCACGGCGTGAAAGTCATTGAATCCAAGTCTCCCACCTTAAGTACTGGGTGGATTACCGAGTGTTTCACAACTCGGGAGCTCTCGCCTGATTCTGATAATGCACAGTACTGATCTAACAACACATTTAGAATCTACTCGAATATACTTGGAATAGCGCAGGGGACTATTGGATGGGCGTGTTTAGGGAGAAGTTGTGTCTGACAACTCTGGACTTCCTTTgaatccgatttctaaatggacattttaCCTATAAACGCTACTTCAccttttattatttgtttttcccctactattttttaatttagccatttaatatacatatatatactgactgtaattcgtgttttttaaaatatttatcatgcaCTGCACTGAAccgctaagttaacacatttcacgacaatTGCCAGTGATATTGAAGGTGAACCTGACTTTCTGTGGAGGTAATGAGAGCCGCGCGTTTGATGAAGTCGACATGATGTTCGTGTCCAGAATCACACATGCTAAGCTTGTTTAAATAAAGTAAAAGCACACGGCAAATTGGGCTTTAAAAAAACGGAAAGCCGTTGGAATTAATGGCTGACCAGTTTTACAGTTAGACTGTTACCCTGGGTTTTCAAATAATCAGAACTTTGCCTTTCCTTAACACATAATGATGATTTAAAGAACAAAGCAGATAGATGCTATGTGGTTTAAAGTGGGGAAGAATGCTTCAGACTGTGAGGAGTTATGATCCGCTCATTTGAGCAGAAAAAGGCAAAATGAATTTGACCAAAATTAGTGTGAGACCCTTCAttctttccagtactgatgaagggtctcgtcgcAAAAGGTCAACTCTTTTCCatccatgctgcctggcctgctgagttcctccagcattttctgcgcgttactttggatttccagcattttctcgtGTCCTCAAATAAATATCTCCTTTGTTCAAGTCataccaccccacacacacaaacaagatctggccaatctctccttgtaactgATTTTCTACAGCCCTGGTATCTTCAACTCCCCCCAATTCTCTGTCAGAGGCAACTTACGGCAGCCAGTCAACCTACAACCATCCTGCCGGTGGAATGTGggatcctccaacattttgagtgtgatATTTATTTGAGGTTCTGAGGGGCTTAGAGGATGAACACATTTCCACTGAGGAGAGGAAAATAACTGATTGACATCTATTGATTTAACTTAGTATATTATTAGTAGGAGTTTGAGGGAATGAATTTTCACCAAAAGGGAGACAAGGATTAAGAAGTTGTGGAAAAcaccagaatcagaatgaggtttattatcaccagcatgtgttgagaaatttgttaacttagcagcagcagttcaatggaatGCATTATAATACaggaaacaaaaaataaataaaacagttacagtattgaatagattaaaaatagtgcaacaatggaaataatatatattttttttaaaaagtgaggtagagttcacgggttcaatgtccatttaggcagtgtatggcagaggggaagaagttgttcctgaattactgagtttgtgccttcaggcttctgtacctccttcccgacaaggagaagatgacctgccctgggtgttgggggtccttaataatggacgctgcctttctgtggCACTGCCCCTTGAAGATACAGAGGCTCGTACCCaatatggagctgactaattttagaaCTTTTTGTAGCTTTTTTCAGTCTTGTACAGTCGCCTCCTCTCCCCGCCCcacctgtaccagacagtgatgccgcCTGTCAGGTGGcattccatggtacatctatagaagtttgagtgctttaggtaacaaaccaaatctcttaaaCATCACCAGCATGATTAAAAAACACCTGAATGTGCATTTAACATGTTGTAACCTGCAGACCAAGCCAAGAAGAACATTGACCTGAGAAACACATTTGTTTTTGGCCAGAATGGAGACAATGGGCTAGAATGTCTCTTCCTATGTCATAAATTTCTATGATTCTGTTTAAGGCTGGATGATTCTGGCTAGGTGTTGTATTTTTAGTAAGGAAAGAGCACTAGcatcacaaaaaaaaaagaaaatctgcagatgccggaaatccaaagcaacacacataaaatgctggaggaactcagcaggccgggcagcattgatggtgtcATAAGGTGGGTGTTAGGAACAGACCCAAATgccagacacagacactgaagtactaggaacaggactaggtgtatcaagaaagcgagggaagtggggaagaaacaacgctggacaagacacaggccctggatgagACTAGGAAAACaggacctggacgaggaactaggAACTGGGAATTAGGAacttggacaaggactccgagccagagactggacagggagccTGAAGCTGGGTCTTGACTTAGGCTCGGAGTCCGGATCCAAGCAAGAACTGGGCATGGCAagacaacaggactggacgtgggggcaggacgcaggactccagggctggacgaggacatgaagctcagacctggacaaggacatgaagctcagacttggtcttgatcaagggagagcaggaacgcagagcctgggtcaagggagagcaaagcagaagcaGGGAGAGGCGTAGCTGGACACGGACACTAGCCCTGGATgagaccaggactcagggcctaGGCTACAACTTGGACTTGgccacagactggaacctcctcggagccttggacttgagcacaggaacacagaacacaattccagccccaatatgagaatcaggtgcctgtgattaagcccaactgaaacaacggacagccagaagacccggagtccagagtccatggaccggaccgtgaactggaacgcagACTAATGGACCAGACCACGacagatggaaaagagtaaacagtcaacgttttgggccgagacccttcatcaggactggaaagaaagagaagtcTCGCATGTTTACCATAGAGTATTCACCATTTTAAGACTCTCACACCACAAAACCCACCTTTAGCAGAATATTACACACACACAGGATGGAGGGGAATTTTAGAACTCTGCACAACTGCTATCCACAGACTTAGTAGCACAGTCTAGGTTAATGAACAGAAAACAGAAAACATCATTAAGGAGTCAAATATTAATTACGCGTTTGTGGAAGAAAGGTATTTGTGGAGTATCATTCCTCCTGAGTTTTTCCATCTGTAACTCAGGAGGGCTCGGAAAACTAAAGTGAGTTACTCACAAACTCAGGGAAAAGGCTATGCTTGCCAAACAGGAACAAAACAAGTGGCAGGAaacattccagattccaaaggCTGCTTAAAGGGGAAACAATAAACCCGCAGATATTGCACAAGTTTAATGGAAATTTGTAGAGAAATTTATCACAACAGTAGCAGGGGCTGAACAGGAATAGTTCTGCTCACCAACAAGAGTGCAGTTCCCCTCACAAATGACCCTCCCAGAAGAGCCTACGTGTGGGGTCAACCACTGGGCACAGGACTCCCTTGGCTACCCAGGCCGTCAGAATCCAGAGGCCAATTTACCGTACACTGTGACATCACAGAGGTAAGGAAATGGCCAGGGGGATGGATCTTAAAATTGCTTCAGAATGTATCAGCACCCTAAGGGCAGAGGAAACAGAAGATAAACAGAACTGAGTTTCTGCGAAATCTCTAAACCCATGTTGAAAGTGTGAAGCTGAAAGCACGTCACTGCCACTGCAGAAAGTGTTGCTCGCCCTTGTGAAATAACCACTATTACAGAAACAACTTCCCTTAATATTtcttcacatccttcctttatCTGCTCTTCATCCCCTCCTGA from Hypanus sabinus isolate sHypSab1 chromosome 1, sHypSab1.hap1, whole genome shotgun sequence includes these protein-coding regions:
- the LOC132392860 gene encoding protein phosphatase 1 regulatory subunit 3C-like, which codes for MPVDFARKLCLNHSPPFHSFLSHQDFRGVNKSRLEPLRSCLNLRSAECLDKGKWKVCPPASAEKKKVVFADMKGFSLTAVRMFSDFEDDLSDLQFELSDLADCDPRPTKNEKLSLDFHLPSEDYLSFRSRLQENFVCLEDCVIHEKFISGTVKVKNLDHDKKVMIRITFDSWKSFQDIECIYLSNANGCVDIDTFCFQIHLPERLQALSKIEFCVSFKCGQNVFWDNNNKENYRIVGGGGQSAGGKTHPSQDLSYYNIRGKAQEVDFEQFGSPRLADSIFSQWQSWGRFDSGPFW